One Devosia lacusdianchii genomic window carries:
- the trxA gene encoding thioredoxin, whose protein sequence is MARHVTDADFANQVLASDKLVLVDFWAEWCGPCKAMDPILEQVSTDLADTVSIVKLDVDSNPSTVTQYNVRAMPTLMVFKNGEPVDIKVGAGQSRAQLIKWLESHAA, encoded by the coding sequence ATGGCCCGCCATGTGACCGATGCCGATTTCGCCAACCAGGTTCTGGCTTCCGACAAGCTGGTGCTCGTCGACTTCTGGGCGGAATGGTGCGGCCCCTGCAAGGCCATGGACCCGATCCTCGAACAGGTCTCGACCGATCTCGCCGACACGGTCAGCATCGTCAAGCTCGACGTCGACAGCAATCCATCGACCGTCACCCAGTACAATGTCCGCGCCATGCCGACGCTGATGGTGTTCAAGAACGGCGAACCGGTGGATATCAAGGTCGGCGCCGGCCAGTCGCGCGCGCAATTGATCAAATGGCTCGAAAGCCACGCCGCCTGA
- the trxA gene encoding thioredoxin — protein MTTHVSDANFGEEVLNSKEPVLVDFWAEWCGPCRAIAPVLDELSTELAGKVKIVKLNVDDNPGTASKYGVRSIPTMILFKGGEAADMKIGAGTPKAGLTKWLESHAA, from the coding sequence ATGACGACTCACGTTTCCGACGCCAACTTCGGCGAGGAAGTCCTCAACTCCAAAGAACCCGTACTCGTGGATTTCTGGGCTGAGTGGTGCGGGCCGTGCCGCGCGATCGCACCCGTGCTCGACGAGCTTTCGACCGAACTGGCCGGCAAGGTCAAGATCGTCAAGCTCAATGTCGATGACAACCCGGGCACCGCCAGCAAGTATGGCGTCCGCTCCATCCCGACCATGATTCTGTTCAAGGGCGGCGAAGCCGCCGACATGAAGATCGGTGCAGGCACCCCCAAGGCCGGCCTCACCAAGTGGCTCGAGAGCCACGCCGCCTAA
- the addA gene encoding double-strand break repair helicase AddA, with product MVVNPRGRMQVSPETRKSQALASHPGWSIWVEANAGSGKTFVLTRRVLRLLLSGVKPQAVLCLTYTKAAAAEMRGRVADRLAEWATMDERSLIKDLQDIEGKDFQPGMVERARTLFARALETPGGLKILTIHAFCESVLHRFPLEAGVPFDFSVIEDEERKQMVLAAREAVLADGLRGAGPADAVETLFALLSDFQISQAIELALMDGRKLRAVLADPAAAKTNLRQLAGVPFPRSGTAIEADIVGKRLLDGNGFRQLLSIANDALLKKMRGVDPDHPHAADWKSVFLTADDEIPKNFPAKAVWTADPGLAQTVIDEAERLVTLVDELRSARLIERSEALLDIVAAIAERYEARKRARSLLDFDDLVERLGSLFADSQLGPWVQYKLDTAIDHVLVDESQDTNPEQWRVVRAIADEFFAGSAGATRRRSLFAVGDQKQSIYSFQGAEPTLFAETGDDFSLRARQHALPFERLPLHTSFRTLPEILKAVDLVSDQPDIQAALLASEKVHHDTARQASGGVVTLWPPIQQIATIADGTDWPLEPQGGERTAPRQVAERIAGEIAGWIARKRPLANRGVAVKPGDVLILVQSRGALFQEIIRALRKHNLPTPGADRLEVSSHIAVLDLLALCDVLLNPADDLQLAALLRSPLFDVSEDDLFALAQPRDENTTLWRALQTCTAPACQDARDRLVRWRGELDFERPFEFLTEVLYAGGGLRRFHARLGDEVDEVFAELLELALKHEQGPQPSLQGFVAELRQTEISIKRNLDETSGGVRVMTVHGAKGLEAPIVILADAASKPQGTQKTRAVYVLDKAPGPLLMHASGSAQHSVDSKASRDAIDAVLAKEYWRKLYVAMTRAEDELYVTGALTPGRKVDEQLRDTWYQAIETALRPHAESVVDDAQREIALIYPLERVKPQPVTSLSEAAGPAGGPVSLKPVPAPVPVPLVSPSRAGSHVAPIMALDSLAEQVRDADLARREGIALHALLQHLGKVERSLWPDVAPKALAVLMPEEHARHSAIVAKATSILTRPELAPIFGANSRAEVPFLMTAKRDGADIRLAGRIDRLVVDEAGVTVVDYKSDASVPGGPGDVPGNYVTQLGLYALVAGQLFPGRAVRAAILWTQLESLMNLPPDLLAAGARGFTMR from the coding sequence ATGGTGGTGAACCCTCGCGGCAGGATGCAGGTCTCGCCCGAGACCCGAAAGAGCCAGGCACTGGCCTCCCACCCTGGTTGGTCAATCTGGGTGGAGGCCAATGCCGGCTCGGGCAAGACTTTCGTTCTGACCCGCCGGGTGCTCCGGCTGCTGCTATCAGGCGTCAAGCCGCAGGCCGTCCTCTGCCTTACCTATACCAAGGCGGCGGCTGCCGAGATGCGGGGCCGCGTGGCCGATCGGCTCGCCGAATGGGCGACCATGGACGAGCGGTCGCTGATCAAGGACTTGCAGGATATCGAGGGCAAGGACTTCCAGCCCGGCATGGTCGAGCGCGCTCGCACCCTGTTTGCCCGGGCGCTGGAAACGCCCGGCGGCCTCAAGATCCTCACCATCCACGCCTTTTGCGAGAGCGTACTGCACCGCTTTCCGCTCGAGGCCGGCGTGCCGTTCGACTTTTCCGTCATCGAGGACGAAGAGCGCAAGCAGATGGTGCTGGCGGCGCGCGAGGCGGTGCTGGCCGATGGCCTGCGCGGCGCTGGACCCGCCGACGCCGTCGAAACCCTCTTCGCGCTCTTGAGTGACTTCCAGATTTCGCAAGCCATCGAACTGGCACTGATGGATGGCCGCAAACTGCGCGCCGTGCTGGCCGATCCGGCGGCGGCCAAGACCAATCTGCGTCAACTGGCCGGTGTGCCCTTCCCGCGCTCCGGCACGGCGATCGAGGCCGATATCGTCGGCAAGCGGCTGCTCGACGGCAATGGCTTCCGCCAACTGCTGTCTATCGCCAATGACGCCCTGCTCAAGAAGATGCGCGGCGTCGATCCCGACCATCCCCATGCGGCGGACTGGAAGAGCGTCTTCCTCACCGCCGATGACGAGATACCGAAAAACTTCCCGGCCAAGGCCGTGTGGACTGCCGATCCGGGTCTCGCACAGACAGTGATCGACGAGGCCGAGCGTCTGGTCACGCTGGTGGACGAATTGCGCAGCGCCAGACTGATCGAGCGCAGCGAGGCGCTGCTCGATATCGTGGCGGCCATTGCCGAGCGCTACGAGGCGCGCAAACGAGCCCGCTCGCTGCTCGACTTCGACGACCTGGTCGAACGGCTGGGGAGCCTGTTTGCCGATAGCCAGCTTGGCCCCTGGGTGCAGTACAAGCTCGATACCGCCATCGATCACGTGCTGGTCGATGAAAGCCAGGATACCAATCCGGAACAGTGGCGAGTGGTGCGGGCCATTGCCGACGAGTTCTTTGCCGGTTCCGCCGGGGCCACCCGGCGCCGCTCGCTGTTTGCGGTGGGCGACCAGAAGCAGTCGATCTATTCGTTCCAGGGCGCCGAGCCCACCCTGTTCGCCGAGACCGGCGATGATTTCAGCCTGCGCGCCCGCCAGCACGCTTTGCCCTTCGAACGGCTGCCCCTTCACACCAGCTTCCGCACGCTCCCGGAAATCCTGAAGGCAGTCGACCTGGTCAGCGACCAGCCCGATATTCAGGCGGCGCTGCTGGCGAGCGAGAAGGTCCATCACGATACGGCGCGGCAGGCGAGCGGTGGCGTGGTGACCTTGTGGCCCCCCATCCAGCAGATTGCCACGATTGCCGACGGCACGGATTGGCCGCTGGAGCCGCAGGGTGGCGAGCGAACCGCCCCCCGGCAGGTGGCCGAACGCATTGCCGGCGAGATTGCCGGCTGGATCGCGCGCAAGCGGCCGCTGGCCAATCGTGGCGTGGCGGTCAAGCCAGGCGATGTGCTGATCCTGGTGCAGTCGCGCGGCGCGCTGTTCCAGGAAATCATCCGCGCCCTGCGCAAGCACAACCTGCCCACGCCCGGCGCCGACCGGCTTGAGGTCAGCAGCCATATCGCCGTGCTAGACCTCTTGGCGCTGTGTGATGTGCTGCTCAACCCGGCCGACGACCTGCAACTGGCGGCTCTGCTGCGCTCACCACTCTTCGATGTCAGCGAGGACGATCTATTCGCCCTCGCACAGCCGCGCGACGAGAACACCACGCTGTGGCGCGCGCTGCAAACCTGCACCGCACCCGCTTGCCAGGACGCCCGCGACCGGCTCGTGCGCTGGAGGGGCGAGCTCGATTTCGAGCGGCCTTTCGAGTTCCTCACCGAAGTCCTTTATGCCGGTGGTGGCCTGCGTCGCTTCCATGCGCGCCTCGGCGACGAGGTGGACGAGGTGTTTGCCGAACTGCTGGAGCTGGCCCTCAAGCACGAGCAGGGTCCGCAACCCTCGCTACAGGGCTTCGTCGCCGAATTGCGGCAGACCGAAATTTCCATCAAACGCAATCTCGACGAGACCAGCGGCGGCGTACGCGTCATGACCGTGCATGGCGCCAAGGGATTGGAAGCGCCGATCGTCATTCTCGCCGATGCCGCCAGCAAACCACAGGGGACGCAGAAGACCCGCGCCGTCTATGTGCTCGACAAGGCGCCGGGACCGCTGCTGATGCATGCCTCGGGCAGCGCGCAGCACTCTGTTGATAGCAAGGCATCCCGTGACGCGATCGACGCCGTCCTGGCCAAGGAGTATTGGCGCAAGCTCTATGTCGCCATGACGCGCGCCGAGGACGAGCTCTACGTTACCGGTGCGCTGACGCCGGGCCGCAAGGTGGACGAGCAGCTTCGGGACACCTGGTACCAAGCCATCGAGACCGCCCTGCGTCCGCATGCCGAGAGCGTGGTTGACGACGCGCAGCGCGAGATCGCGCTGATCTACCCGCTTGAGCGAGTGAAACCACAGCCGGTCACCAGCCTGTCCGAGGCGGCCGGCCCCGCTGGCGGGCCGGTCAGCCTCAAGCCGGTACCGGCACCTGTGCCCGTGCCGCTGGTGTCGCCTTCCCGCGCCGGCAGCCATGTGGCCCCGATCATGGCGCTCGATAGCCTGGCCGAACAGGTGCGTGATGCCGATCTGGCGCGCCGCGAAGGCATTGCCCTGCATGCCCTGCTGCAGCATCTGGGCAAGGTGGAGCGCAGCCTGTGGCCGGACGTAGCACCCAAGGCGCTCGCCGTACTAATGCCGGAGGAGCATGCCCGCCATTCGGCCATCGTCGCCAAGGCCACATCTATCCTGACCCGGCCGGAGCTGGCGCCAATCTTTGGCGCCAATAGCCGCGCCGAAGTGCCGTTCCTCATGACAGCAAAACGTGATGGCGCCGACATCCGTTTGGCGGGGCGTATCGACCGCCTGGTGGTTGACGAAGCGGGCGTAACGGTGGTGGACTACAAGTCCGACGCATCGGTGCCCGGGGGGCCGGGCGATGTGCCGGGGAACTATGTTACCCAGCTCGGATTATATGCGTTGGTTGCAGGTCAGCTTTTCCCCGGACGGGCCGTGCGAGCGGCAATCCTGTGGACACAACTGGAATCATTGATGAATTTGCCGCCGGATCTCCTGGCGGCAGGTGCAAGGGGCTTCACCATGCGGTGA
- the addB gene encoding double-strand break repair protein AddB, translating to MTLYSIAPHAKFVRTLAEKVIDGTLLNGADRSGPFWLSDITIILPTRRAKLALADEFSTRGFGLLPDIRTFGGEAEDEEPFLPPFDVAPALPAATALERQLVLSNLVNGWASSPAGKQAFSTPPAPAEILAMAQSLGVLIDDLTTEERSAADIRTIVPELSGDLGAYWQQTLTFLQIALDFWPAHLAGRGAADSAMLRRQRLDRQAAALPWLYGDRPVIAAGSTGSIPATARLLKAINALPRGVVVLPGLDTTMSAADQADLLDNEHNPHGHPQYQLARLLAELGSPASAVTELADSSDARTTLVSRAMALAKDTTRWPSQKAHAMPMEDGMATTGVSIIAARNEDEEARAVALAAREALEKRETVGIVTPDRNLARRIAAELKRFDIEVDDAAGTPLFQSAAGRLLRQILALAESGCGAVDLIALLRNRAALFGQDRHAIARLADNIELGLLRGQRSGPGLAGLRVLLEANIAKTTKYPAKRLGERHREPIEALFNRIEVALAPLLALMARPVITADALAEAVLESFALTAADAEIPGRTELIAWAAQMAEQAGAGHPFAPRGLDRVLQALMVGFQVRTQETRRQDIAIWGQLEARLQNPDLLIMAALNEDKWPETADPGPWLSRGMRLAAGLEPPERRQGQAAHDFVQGMGNERVIIAYSDRVGTSPSLPSRLLQRLEAFAGAQLAGDWRQRGSHWLGLARRLDAVDAVASAPRPAPNPPAETRPRELSVTEIETLMRSPYDVYAKHVLSLRPLDALGQAADARDRGNAVHDIFSDFVLGGHDVTDPAALDILKAIAQEKFAGFDAIAERRDIWVRRFIGAARQFLEFERERNDRVKTRHAEIDGRWELPIGFTLTGRADRVDELTDGTLEIIDFKTGSVPQPGVMKAFEAPQMLLEVAMARNNAMAPVPPLETSALHYIKIGLGPDAFIDKGFGLAAEHSIMTAADEIVRRMQRHVELFLFRQTPMPPRLLPVKQQRFPGAYDHLMRMAEWTAVDEDEEDIIQWW from the coding sequence ATGACGCTTTATTCGATAGCGCCGCACGCCAAGTTCGTCCGCACCTTGGCCGAAAAAGTCATCGATGGGACCCTGCTCAACGGCGCCGATCGCAGCGGCCCGTTCTGGCTGAGCGACATCACCATTATCCTGCCCACGCGCCGCGCCAAGTTGGCACTGGCCGACGAGTTTTCGACACGGGGCTTTGGCCTTCTGCCGGATATCCGAACCTTTGGCGGCGAGGCGGAGGACGAAGAACCTTTCCTGCCGCCTTTCGACGTCGCGCCAGCGCTGCCCGCAGCCACGGCGCTCGAGCGGCAACTGGTGCTCTCCAACCTGGTCAATGGCTGGGCCAGTAGTCCTGCGGGCAAGCAGGCCTTTTCGACGCCACCGGCGCCGGCCGAAATTCTGGCCATGGCGCAATCGCTGGGTGTTTTGATCGACGACCTGACCACTGAAGAGCGCAGCGCCGCCGATATCCGCACCATTGTTCCCGAACTGTCGGGCGATCTGGGCGCCTATTGGCAGCAGACGCTGACCTTCCTGCAGATCGCGCTCGATTTCTGGCCCGCCCACCTGGCGGGACGCGGCGCGGCCGACAGCGCCATGCTGCGCCGCCAACGTCTCGATCGGCAGGCGGCGGCCTTGCCCTGGCTCTATGGCGATCGGCCGGTGATTGCCGCAGGCTCAACCGGTTCCATTCCCGCCACCGCGCGTCTGCTCAAGGCCATCAACGCCCTGCCGCGTGGCGTGGTCGTTCTGCCCGGGCTCGATACGACGATGAGCGCCGCCGACCAGGCGGACCTCCTCGATAACGAGCATAATCCGCACGGACATCCACAATATCAGCTGGCGCGGCTGCTGGCCGAACTCGGAAGCCCTGCGAGCGCCGTTACCGAACTGGCAGACTCTTCCGATGCGCGCACCACGCTGGTTAGCCGCGCGATGGCTCTGGCCAAGGACACGACCCGTTGGCCGAGCCAGAAGGCCCATGCCATGCCCATGGAGGATGGCATGGCCACAACAGGCGTTTCGATCATCGCTGCGCGCAACGAAGATGAAGAGGCGCGAGCCGTGGCGCTGGCTGCCCGGGAGGCGCTGGAAAAGCGCGAGACGGTAGGCATCGTCACGCCAGACCGCAACCTGGCGCGCCGCATCGCGGCCGAACTCAAGCGCTTCGATATCGAAGTTGACGATGCGGCCGGCACGCCGCTGTTCCAGTCGGCAGCCGGACGGCTGCTGCGGCAAATCCTGGCGCTGGCCGAAAGCGGTTGCGGCGCCGTCGACCTGATCGCGCTGCTGCGCAACCGGGCCGCCCTGTTCGGTCAGGACCGCCACGCGATCGCCCGGCTAGCCGACAATATCGAGCTGGGCCTGTTGCGCGGGCAGCGCTCTGGCCCGGGCCTGGCAGGACTGCGCGTGCTGCTCGAAGCCAATATTGCCAAGACCACCAAATATCCAGCCAAACGGCTGGGCGAGCGGCATCGCGAGCCGATCGAGGCGCTGTTCAACCGGATCGAGGTAGCGCTGGCGCCCTTGCTGGCGCTCATGGCCAGGCCGGTCATTACCGCTGACGCGCTTGCCGAGGCCGTGTTGGAGAGTTTCGCGCTAACGGCTGCGGATGCCGAAATTCCGGGCCGGACGGAGCTTATCGCCTGGGCGGCGCAGATGGCCGAACAGGCCGGTGCGGGCCATCCGTTTGCGCCGCGCGGGCTCGATCGTGTCCTCCAGGCGCTGATGGTGGGTTTTCAGGTGCGAACCCAGGAAACGCGCCGCCAGGATATCGCCATCTGGGGCCAGCTCGAAGCGCGCCTGCAAAATCCTGATCTCCTGATCATGGCGGCGCTCAACGAGGACAAATGGCCCGAAACCGCCGACCCCGGCCCCTGGCTCAGTCGTGGCATGCGGCTGGCCGCCGGGCTCGAGCCGCCGGAACGGCGGCAGGGGCAGGCGGCGCATGATTTTGTGCAGGGCATGGGCAATGAGCGCGTCATCATCGCCTATTCCGATCGCGTCGGCACCAGCCCATCGCTGCCCTCGCGACTGCTGCAACGGCTGGAGGCCTTTGCCGGCGCGCAACTGGCCGGCGACTGGCGGCAGCGCGGCAGCCATTGGCTGGGGCTGGCCCGGCGGCTCGATGCGGTTGATGCGGTGGCAAGCGCGCCGAGACCGGCGCCCAATCCGCCTGCCGAGACCCGCCCGCGCGAGCTTTCGGTCACCGAGATCGAGACGCTGATGCGCTCGCCCTACGATGTCTATGCCAAACATGTGCTGAGCCTGCGCCCGCTCGATGCATTGGGTCAGGCCGCCGACGCCCGCGACCGGGGCAATGCCGTGCATGACATCTTCTCCGATTTCGTGCTTGGCGGCCACGATGTCACCGACCCCGCGGCCCTCGATATCCTCAAGGCAATCGCACAGGAGAAGTTCGCCGGCTTCGACGCCATTGCCGAGCGGCGCGACATCTGGGTGCGGCGTTTCATCGGGGCAGCGCGACAATTCCTGGAGTTTGAACGCGAGCGCAACGACCGGGTCAAAACACGTCATGCTGAGATCGACGGCCGCTGGGAGCTGCCCATCGGCTTTACGCTGACCGGCCGCGCCGACCGGGTGGATGAGCTGACCGATGGCACGCTCGAAATCATCGACTTCAAGACCGGCTCGGTGCCGCAGCCCGGCGTCATGAAGGCGTTCGAAGCGCCGCAGATGTTGCTGGAAGTGGCCATGGCCAGGAACAACGCCATGGCGCCGGTGCCGCCACTGGAGACCTCGGCCCTGCACTACATCAAGATTGGGCTGGGTCCAGACGCCTTCATAGACAAAGGCTTTGGCCTCGCTGCCGAGCACAGCATCATGACCGCCGCCGACGAAATCGTCCGGCGCATGCAGCGCCATGTCGAGCTGTTCCTGTTCCGGCAGACGCCGATGCCGCCGCGCCTGCTGCCGGTCAAGCAGCAGCGCTTCCCCGGCGCCTATGACCATCTGATGCGCATGGCCGAATGGACCGCCGTCGATGAAGACGAAGAGGACATCATCCAATGGTGGTGA
- a CDS encoding nucleotidyltransferase family protein produces MTETTRFPDVMLLAAGLGTRMRPITESTPKPLIPVAGVPLIERVMGNAKAEGARRFIANAHHHADQVLAHFGGLLKVSREDELLGTGGGVKRALPMLHSDPFLVMNTDAFWPAGTDAPLARMIARYRDEAEIVLLCVHPRDATGFARSHDFCLSPQGLVTRDYGAPVIYGGVALLGKSLFDNMPDGAFSLYDLFEQCLDRETLFGMALNAPWFHVGDPQALAEAEKLLS; encoded by the coding sequence ATGACCGAGACCACCCGATTCCCTGACGTCATGCTGCTCGCCGCCGGCCTCGGCACGCGCATGCGGCCGATCACCGAGAGCACGCCCAAGCCGCTGATCCCGGTGGCCGGCGTGCCGCTAATCGAGCGCGTCATGGGCAATGCCAAGGCTGAGGGTGCCAGGCGTTTCATTGCCAATGCGCATCACCACGCTGACCAGGTCCTGGCTCATTTCGGCGGCCTGCTGAAGGTCAGCCGCGAGGATGAATTGCTGGGTACCGGGGGCGGGGTGAAGCGGGCGCTGCCCATGCTGCATTCGGACCCGTTCTTGGTGATGAATACCGACGCGTTCTGGCCGGCAGGTACCGATGCGCCACTGGCGCGGATGATCGCCCGCTACCGCGACGAGGCCGAGATTGTCCTGCTCTGCGTGCATCCGCGCGACGCCACCGGCTTTGCCCGCAGTCACGATTTCTGCCTGTCGCCGCAGGGGCTGGTCACCCGCGACTATGGCGCGCCGGTCATCTATGGCGGCGTTGCCCTCTTGGGCAAATCCCTCTTCGACAATATGCCGGACGGTGCCTTCTCGCTCTACGACCTCTTCGAGCAATGTCTTGATCGCGAAACGCTGTTCGGCATGGCGCTCAATGCGCCGTGGTTTCATGTCGGCGACCCCCAGGCGCTTGCCGAAGCGGAAAAGCTGTTGTCATGA
- the pheT gene encoding phenylalanine--tRNA ligase subunit beta, translated as MKFTLDWLKEHLDTSASADEIGKTLTTIGLELEGMEDQGKALSAFVTAHVVSAEQHPNADKLRVCKVDAGTGELIDVVCGAPNARTGLKSVFAFPGTYIPGKDMTIGKGNIRGQVSNGMLCSNAELELSNDHDGIIELPEDAPVGVKYVDYAGINGVVFDISITPNRGDATGVYGIARDLAAFGLGTLKATDMSPVPSKGKSPIAPLPQLFSGDEPKTIRKFGGRYIKGVKNGPSPAWLQQRLRAVGLRPVNAIVDITNWVSLGWGRPLHAYDADKIVGQPVLRNARPGETIDALDNKIYTLDETMTVIADDLGPLCLGGIMGGIRSGSTDETVNVFMECASWDPELVARTGRKTGIVSDARYRLERSVDPALTEPGLELATRLVLQLCGGEPMEPAISGEDVFPNTVVEFPLTEVRRLTGLNVTSNTIVHTLSDLGFGFTRNPESDDSGEDLDRSIGVVVPSWRPDVTQKADLVEEVMRMVGVDNVPVEPLPRLNHVAPRMLTSIQNRRRIARRALAARGLDEAVTWSFISHEEATRFGGGQEGLQLANAIASDMTDMRPSLLPGLLAAIRRNANRGTTDLALFEVGQVFLSDAPEGQHTYATGIRTGTAKLDGSGRHWSGKAEAVGVFDAKADLAAVLDALGYDIDKVQLFAEPAPWSHPGRGGRVAQGPKTLGWFGELHPAWAAELDIDGPVSAFELDLDALPEPRKKATKTKPALTLSTLMPLSRDFAFVVDKAVTAGAILRAARGADKALIRDVNVFDVFEGVHVGEGKKSVAIEVTLQPTDKTLTDEEIEKVSAAVVAAVTKTSGGVLRT; from the coding sequence ATGAAATTCACCCTCGACTGGCTCAAGGAGCACCTCGATACATCAGCGTCGGCCGACGAGATCGGCAAGACGCTGACGACCATCGGCCTCGAACTCGAAGGCATGGAAGACCAGGGCAAGGCGCTTTCGGCCTTTGTCACGGCCCATGTCGTGTCGGCCGAACAGCATCCAAACGCCGACAAGCTGCGCGTCTGCAAGGTCGACGCGGGCACCGGCGAATTGATCGACGTCGTCTGCGGCGCACCCAATGCCCGCACCGGCCTCAAGAGCGTCTTCGCCTTCCCGGGCACCTATATCCCGGGCAAGGACATGACCATCGGCAAGGGCAATATCCGCGGCCAGGTGTCGAACGGCATGCTGTGCTCCAATGCCGAATTGGAACTCAGCAACGATCATGACGGCATTATCGAGCTGCCCGAAGACGCGCCTGTCGGCGTCAAATATGTCGACTATGCCGGCATCAATGGCGTGGTGTTCGATATTTCCATTACGCCCAATCGCGGCGACGCCACCGGCGTCTATGGCATTGCCCGCGATCTCGCCGCCTTCGGCCTCGGCACGCTCAAAGCGACCGACATGTCGCCGGTTCCGTCAAAGGGCAAGAGCCCGATCGCGCCGCTGCCACAGCTGTTTTCGGGCGACGAGCCCAAGACCATCCGCAAGTTCGGCGGCCGCTATATCAAGGGCGTCAAGAACGGCCCATCCCCGGCCTGGCTGCAGCAGCGCCTGCGCGCCGTGGGCCTGCGCCCCGTCAACGCCATTGTCGACATCACCAATTGGGTGTCGCTGGGCTGGGGCCGGCCGCTACATGCCTATGACGCCGACAAGATCGTCGGCCAGCCGGTGCTGCGCAATGCCCGCCCGGGCGAAACCATCGATGCGCTCGACAACAAGATCTACACGCTCGACGAGACCATGACCGTCATCGCCGACGACCTTGGCCCGCTTTGCCTCGGCGGCATTATGGGCGGCATCCGCTCCGGCTCGACCGACGAGACCGTCAACGTCTTCATGGAATGCGCCAGCTGGGACCCCGAGCTGGTGGCTCGCACCGGCCGCAAGACCGGTATCGTCTCTGACGCCCGCTACCGCCTCGAACGCTCGGTCGACCCCGCGCTGACCGAGCCGGGGCTCGAGCTGGCCACACGCCTCGTGCTCCAGCTCTGCGGCGGCGAGCCGATGGAGCCGGCGATTTCGGGCGAGGATGTGTTCCCCAACACCGTGGTCGAATTCCCGCTGACCGAAGTACGACGCCTGACCGGCCTCAACGTGACCTCGAACACGATCGTCCACACGCTCAGCGATCTCGGCTTCGGCTTCACGCGCAATCCGGAGAGCGACGATAGCGGCGAGGACCTGGACCGCTCCATCGGCGTCGTCGTGCCAAGCTGGCGTCCCGACGTGACGCAGAAGGCCGACCTCGTCGAGGAGGTCATGCGCATGGTCGGTGTCGATAACGTGCCGGTCGAGCCATTGCCCCGCCTCAACCACGTGGCGCCGCGCATGCTGACCTCGATCCAGAACCGCCGCCGCATCGCTCGCCGGGCACTTGCCGCGCGTGGACTCGACGAAGCGGTCACCTGGAGCTTCATCAGCCACGAGGAAGCGACGCGTTTCGGCGGCGGGCAGGAGGGCCTGCAGCTCGCCAATGCCATCGCCTCCGACATGACCGACATGCGCCCGTCCCTGCTGCCGGGACTGCTCGCGGCCATCAGGCGCAACGCTAATCGTGGCACGACCGATCTGGCCCTGTTCGAGGTCGGTCAGGTCTTCCTCAGCGACGCGCCAGAGGGCCAGCATACCTATGCCACCGGTATCCGCACCGGCACGGCCAAGCTCGATGGCTCGGGACGCCACTGGTCCGGCAAGGCCGAAGCCGTTGGCGTGTTCGACGCCAAAGCTGATCTCGCCGCCGTGCTTGATGCTCTTGGCTATGACATCGACAAGGTCCAGCTCTTTGCCGAGCCCGCGCCGTGGAGTCATCCCGGTCGTGGTGGTCGCGTGGCGCAGGGTCCCAAGACCCTCGGCTGGTTTGGCGAATTGCACCCGGCATGGGCAGCGGAGCTCGATATCGATGGGCCGGTCTCGGCCTTCGAACTCGATCTCGACGCCCTGCCTGAGCCGCGCAAGAAAGCGACCAAGACGAAGCCAGCTCTTACTCTATCGACCCTGATGCCGCTCAGCCGCGACTTCGCCTTTGTCGTCGACAAGGCTGTCACAGCGGGCGCTATCCTGCGTGCCGCCCGCGGTGCCGACAAGGCGCTGATCCGCGACGTCAATGTGTTCGACGTGTTCGAAGGCGTTCACGTCGGCGAGGGCAAGAAGTCCGTCGCCATCGAGGTGACGTTGCAGCCCACCGATAAGACGCTCACGGATGAAGAGATCGAAAAGGTCTCCGCTGCCGTGGTGGCTGCCGTCACCAAGACCAGCGGCGGCGTGTTGCGGACGTAG